In Deltaproteobacteria bacterium, one DNA window encodes the following:
- a CDS encoding GTPase domain-containing protein, producing the protein MQFNVAQREIILKLVYYGPPLSGKTTNLMQLHKLLGSDLTGHLTTLNTADDRTLFFDLLPVVLQSETGHRIKLKLFTVPGQVIHAATRRIVLAGADAVAFIADSQLSEAKTNNEYWHGMRQYLADSGIDPDTVPRVVQFNKRDKADIRSDAELETVRRQGKEPIFKAVAIRGEGVIETLHGLLTETFASLNQRYDFENKFSVSIKSLLSTLFASQHISPNAAVG; encoded by the coding sequence GTGCAATTCAATGTAGCCCAACGTGAGATTATCCTCAAGCTGGTGTACTACGGTCCGCCGCTGAGCGGTAAGACAACTAATCTAATGCAGCTACATAAACTGCTAGGTAGTGATCTAACCGGACACCTTACTACTTTAAACACCGCTGATGACCGCACCCTGTTTTTTGATTTACTACCAGTAGTGCTGCAGTCTGAAACTGGCCATCGTATCAAACTAAAATTATTCACCGTACCAGGGCAGGTTATTCACGCCGCCACTCGCCGAATAGTTCTAGCAGGCGCTGATGCAGTGGCTTTTATTGCCGACAGCCAGCTTTCAGAAGCTAAAACTAACAACGAATATTGGCATGGCATGCGCCAATATTTAGCTGATAGTGGCATTGATCCAGATACAGTTCCGCGTGTTGTTCAATTTAACAAGCGCGACAAAGCTGACATTCGTTCTGATGCCGAACTTGAAACGGTAAGGCGCCAAGGTAAAGAGCCTATTTTTAAAGCAGTGGCCATTCGTGGTGAAGGTGTAATCGAAACTTTGCACGGCCTACTTACCGAAACTTTTGCTTCGCTAAATCAGCGGTACGATTTTGAAAATAAGTTTAGTGTTTCAATAAAATCTTTGCTTTCGACTTTATTTGCTTCGCAACACATTTCACCTAATGCGGCTGTTGGGTAA
- a CDS encoding PocR ligand-binding domain-containing protein: MVSFTEDNFDLSVVVDIEALREICRRFCELFGIGIKVFDVHDKRLADVRASASDHCGYLFSVNPTQHLCTNLVAQIRTLKLDNKPQTVQVDCFSGLQYKILPIVYDGTLLGRAIFGPYRPPEISESPATLAEYESQGLDLNKLNGFLTNIPAASDDAVECILVTIRQILDTIIHNSFKVHLTSQMHIASIKAAFGDLERTNQALKSANERLQELDRLKSNFIATVSHELRTPLTSVIGYSEMLLEGLAGELSSEQRDYVSTILEKGESLLGLIGQVLDLARIESGNVVLHKELYEPSEIVRLCLSDIMPQARKNNIEVITNIATDVSSIRVDVDKIRRVLTNLLGNSVKFTPENGHIEIRAEITEELPAGSDRYDLFEPERNRYLNFSVIDNGIGIPPDKLERIFDAFFQVDSSSTREFGGTGLGLAIVRNFVIAHGGRVEVKSELNQGSTFIVKLPYNTDKPIQAADVDGLGPKEQQRL; encoded by the coding sequence ATGGTCTCCTTTACGGAAGACAATTTTGATTTATCAGTGGTAGTCGATATTGAAGCTTTGCGTGAAATATGCCGCCGTTTTTGTGAATTATTTGGCATTGGTATTAAAGTATTTGATGTGCACGATAAACGCTTGGCTGATGTAAGAGCTTCTGCAAGCGATCATTGTGGCTATTTGTTTAGTGTTAATCCCACCCAGCATTTATGTACAAATCTTGTTGCTCAAATTCGCACCCTAAAACTTGATAACAAACCCCAAACTGTGCAAGTCGATTGTTTTAGCGGTTTACAGTATAAAATTTTACCCATTGTTTATGATGGCACTTTATTAGGTAGGGCTATTTTTGGTCCTTATCGTCCCCCAGAGATCAGCGAGTCACCAGCTACACTTGCAGAATATGAATCGCAAGGGCTCGATTTAAATAAATTAAATGGTTTTTTAACTAATATTCCGGCTGCCAGTGATGATGCGGTTGAATGCATACTTGTCACTATACGCCAAATACTCGATACGATTATTCACAATAGTTTTAAAGTTCATCTTACTAGTCAGATGCATATAGCTAGTATTAAAGCGGCTTTTGGTGACCTTGAACGCACCAATCAAGCGCTCAAATCAGCAAATGAGCGCCTTCAAGAACTCGACCGCTTAAAATCGAATTTTATTGCAACGGTTTCACATGAACTACGTACTCCGCTTACTAGTGTAATTGGTTATTCTGAAATGCTGCTTGAGGGTTTGGCTGGCGAATTATCTAGTGAGCAGCGCGACTATGTATCAACAATTTTAGAAAAGGGTGAAAGTCTACTTGGTCTGATTGGACAAGTGCTTGATTTGGCACGCATTGAATCTGGCAATGTTGTGCTTCATAAAGAACTATATGAACCAAGCGAAATAGTTCGTTTGTGTTTGTCTGATATTATGCCGCAGGCCCGCAAAAACAATATTGAAGTCATTACTAATATTGCTACGGATGTTTCTTCAATCCGTGTTGATGTTGACAAAATAAGGCGTGTATTAACAAATTTGCTTGGCAATTCCGTCAAATTTACTCCAGAAAATGGCCATATTGAGATACGGGCTGAAATAACTGAAGAACTTCCAGCAGGTTCTGATCGCTATGATCTTTTTGAACCTGAGCGAAATCGTTATTTGAATTTTTCGGTTATTGACAATGGGATCGGCATTCCACCAGATAAACTCGAACGTATTTTTGATGCATTTTTTCAAGTTGATTCTAGTTCAACTCGTGAATTTGGTGGTACTGGTTTAGGTTTAGCGATTGTACGCAATTTTGTAATAGCTCATGGCGGTCGTGTTGAAGTAAAAAGTGAGCTTAATCAAGGGAGCACGTTTATAGTTAAATTACCATATAATACCGATAAACCAATTCAGGCCGCTGATGTTGATGGTCTTGGTCCAAAAGAGCAACAAAGATTATAA
- a CDS encoding protein kinase, producing the protein MVGGEGSAFGKYYLQKKIAIGGMGEIFLAKLTGPVSFEKLLIIKRILAEHQAKQEYLDMFFAEASLVAQLNHSNIVQIYEMGQIENAYFIAMEYVHGKTLRDLLERTRTRGESLHPALAIEIISDLCNGMSFAHNALDISGNPLGVIHRDINPHNILISYSGDVKVIDFGIAKSDIQNGTQDNNKIKGKCSYMSPEQSTGAQLDKRSDIFSIGICLYEALTFVNPFARNSMAQTLEMIRHKDPESISKNYPKLQSFDAILQKALAKKIEDRYADCSEMRQTLQRMLRMGDVRPAPMSLADTMQDLFEDTIESERRMIADTGNATSLDLKSMRDYQKLENSQPVLRLHANIGRNSNKFETINAQPGAFTESKHSRVPFFLTFVLILVASAAGALASVRYAATNQEIYVAVATKINRPSFLPLPAAKQQTFAVKKRPILHDIKSKDSSVMTAMLDTKSDADVNVNSSKAKTSDSKKNNSKSVTASPEPRNEPNKNENNLNTTEPSKTDNVAKIKADTKKLAKTSREREHRKIEKPAPVRTPPPPPINKGFGSLRVSVVPPVRISLNGVNIGQTFKIKSDNGVLVLGTGADIESDPFKVSISYKIDNGSISYSIQTDPWAIVHGRGGIGLGKTPLSNINGGSSTLFELNNPKESRQLRITLHFTGP; encoded by the coding sequence ATGGTCGGTGGCGAAGGCTCAGCTTTCGGTAAGTATTATCTACAGAAGAAAATCGCCATCGGTGGCATGGGAGAGATTTTTCTAGCTAAACTTACAGGTCCAGTAAGCTTTGAAAAACTTCTAATCATCAAACGTATTCTTGCTGAACATCAAGCTAAACAAGAATATTTAGATATGTTTTTTGCTGAAGCTAGTCTTGTTGCTCAGCTAAATCACTCGAATATCGTGCAAATATACGAGATGGGTCAAATAGAAAACGCATACTTCATTGCTATGGAGTATGTGCATGGCAAGACTTTGCGCGATTTACTTGAACGTACACGTACCCGCGGTGAATCGCTGCATCCTGCATTAGCCATCGAAATTATTAGTGATTTGTGCAACGGTATGTCATTTGCACATAACGCTCTTGATATTTCAGGAAATCCATTAGGTGTAATTCATCGTGATATTAATCCACACAATATTCTGATTTCTTATTCTGGTGATGTAAAAGTGATCGATTTTGGTATTGCAAAAAGCGATATTCAAAATGGCACTCAAGATAACAATAAAATTAAAGGCAAGTGTTCTTATATGTCTCCTGAGCAGAGCACTGGCGCTCAGCTTGATAAACGCAGTGATATCTTTTCAATCGGAATTTGTCTTTATGAGGCGTTGACGTTTGTTAATCCATTTGCGCGCAATAGTATGGCCCAAACGTTAGAAATGATTCGCCATAAAGACCCAGAGAGCATTTCAAAAAATTATCCTAAGCTGCAATCGTTTGATGCAATCTTACAAAAAGCACTCGCAAAAAAAATTGAAGACCGCTATGCGGATTGTTCAGAAATGCGGCAAACTTTGCAACGAATGTTGCGCATGGGCGACGTTCGACCGGCACCGATGTCTTTGGCTGACACCATGCAAGATTTGTTTGAAGATACTATAGAATCAGAACGACGTATGATAGCTGACACCGGTAATGCAACCTCGCTTGATCTCAAGTCTATGCGTGATTATCAAAAACTTGAGAATAGTCAGCCGGTATTACGATTGCATGCAAATATTGGACGCAATTCAAACAAATTCGAGACAATAAATGCCCAACCAGGCGCTTTTACAGAATCCAAACATTCACGGGTGCCCTTTTTTCTAACTTTTGTTCTTATCCTTGTAGCTTCAGCAGCTGGCGCTTTAGCTTCTGTACGTTATGCTGCTACTAACCAAGAAATTTATGTGGCAGTTGCAACTAAAATAAATAGGCCGTCCTTTTTGCCATTACCCGCAGCTAAACAACAAACTTTTGCAGTAAAAAAACGGCCAATATTACATGATATTAAATCTAAAGATTCATCCGTAATGACGGCGATGCTTGATACAAAATCGGACGCGGATGTGAATGTAAACTCATCAAAAGCTAAAACATCAGACTCAAAGAAGAACAATTCCAAATCAGTAACAGCTTCACCTGAACCTAGAAATGAACCAAATAAAAATGAAAATAATTTAAACACTACAGAGCCGTCTAAGACTGATAATGTTGCAAAAATTAAGGCAGATACTAAAAAACTGGCAAAAACATCGCGTGAACGGGAACACCGTAAAATAGAAAAACCTGCACCAGTACGAACGCCGCCACCACCCCCGATAAATAAAGGATTTGGTTCATTGCGTGTATCAGTAGTACCACCAGTGAGAATTTCATTAAATGGGGTAAATATTGGGCAGACCTTTAAAATTAAATCTGATAACGGCGTATTAGTTTTAGGTACAGGTGCAGATATTGAAAGTGATCCTTTTAAGGTTTCTATTAGTTATAAGATTGATAATGGTTCGATTAGTTACTCAATACAAACCGATCCATGGGCGATAGTTCACGGTCGCGGTGGCATAGGTCTTGGTAAAACACCATTGTCTAATATAAATGGGGGTTCATCTACACTATTTGAATTAAATAATCCTAAAGAAAGTCGGCAGCTTCGTATAACTTTACATTTTACAGGGCCATAA
- a CDS encoding tetratricopeptide repeat protein, with translation MSEEIIIQGIVPVPQKQLVLLLESGYLYMELGKNKEAEEIFSGVCALIPHSEVAQMALGNLYFSMGRFNPALKAHQKAIELNPDSAAAHASVGESLLFLRRHNEALAELERAMTLDSEGSAGQFANALKEAHGLGIFS, from the coding sequence ATGAGCGAAGAAATTATTATTCAGGGGATAGTGCCGGTACCACAAAAGCAACTGGTTCTTTTGCTTGAGTCCGGGTATTTATATATGGAATTAGGCAAAAATAAAGAAGCCGAAGAGATATTTAGCGGTGTTTGTGCATTAATTCCACATAGCGAAGTTGCGCAAATGGCACTAGGAAATCTTTATTTTTCAATGGGTAGGTTTAATCCAGCCCTTAAGGCGCATCAAAAAGCCATAGAGTTGAATCCAGACTCTGCAGCTGCGCATGCATCAGTTGGTGAATCTTTATTATTTCTACGTAGACATAATGAAGCTTTGGCTGAGCTTGAACGCGCTATGACTTTAGATTCTGAAGGATCAGCAGGCCAATTTGCCAATGCTTTAAAAGAGGCTCATGGCTTAGGCATTTTTAGTTAA